The genomic DNA CACTCGGCCGCGCCGTCATCGGCGGGCTCGCCGCCGCGACGCTCGCGACACTCTTTGCGCTGCCGTCCGTCTTCGCCGTGGTGATGACCGGCAAGCACACCCGCTCCGCCAGCCTCGACCCGGATGATGCAGGCAGTCCACAATTCTCGCAGCCGAACCCATAAAACCTATGCGACTCATACGACCAGTTTTGGGACTCGCGTTTGCCGCGGCCGCGGCGGCTTCCGCCCACGCGCAATACGCTCCCGCCGGTGGCGGCACGCCCTCCTCATCAGCGCTTCGGGTGGTCACGCCGACGCGCGGTGACGTGCATCGCTTCGTCACACAGCCCGGCACGGTGCGGCCGTCCCAGCAGGCGACGCTTTACGCGAAGGTTCCCGGCTACTTGAAGTCCATCGCCGTGGACAAGGGCGATTCCGTCAAGACAGGCTCGCCACTCGCCGAGATTGAGATGCCCGAGCTCGTCGCCGACCTCGCGAAGGCTCGCGCAGATTTGGCGAAGGCCGAGGCGGACGCGGCGAAGGCCCGTGCCGATGCCGCGAAGACGGCCGCCGACGTCGGCAAGGCAAACGCCGAACTCACGCGCATGCGGGCCGACATCCCGCGCGCGAAGGCCGAGCTTGACCTTGCCGCGCTTGATCAGCGGCGCACGGAGGACGCCAACAAGAAAGCGCCCGACCTCGTCGTGCCGCAGCAGGTGGATACAGCAAAGGCGCGCCACGATCAGGCTATCGCCAGCCATGCCGCGGCGCAGGCGGCTGCCGCCGCGGCGCAAGCCACGGTGAGCGCCGCGCAAGCTTTGCAAAACGCCGCCGTGCTCGCGGCTGATGCGCAAGTCGCTGCGGTCGCGGCGGCGAAGGCAAACATGGCGCGCTACGAAACGATGCTTGGCTTCACGCGCATCACCGCGCCATTCGAGGGCATCGTGACTGCGCGACTCGTGGACCCGGGCGCATTCATTCCCGCTGCGACCGGGGGCAGTCCCGCGCAAACCGCCGCGTTGCTTGTGCTGATGGATTTCCGGACGGTGCGCGTGCAAGTGATGCTGCCGGAGACCGAGGCGCCGCTTGCGTCGCCAGGCCAGCCGGTGCGTGTGAGCGTGGAAGGACTGCCGGGGCGCACGTTCGAGGGCACGGTGACGCGCCACAGCTACGCGCTCGACGAGGCGACTCGCACGATGCTTGTCGAAGCCGAGCTGCCGAACCCGAAGCTCGAGTTGCGGCCGGGGATGTATGCCATTGTGCGCGTGGGCGTGCAGAAGCACGCGAACGTGATGCTCGTCCCGAGCGACGCGCTGGTGATGGAGCGCGCAACCTCGTTCGTATTTCTCAACGAGGGCGGCAAGGCGCGCAAGACGCCGGTGAAGATTGGTTTCAATGACGGCGTGAATGTCGAGATCGTCTCGGGGCTTGCGGAGTCGGCGAAGGTGATCACCGCAGGGAAGACGGTGTTGGTGGATGGACAACCGGTCAACACGGGGGCCGGGAAGTGAAGTGTTCAGGTTTCAGAGACCGGCATTCCGTGGCGGTTGCGCTGTGGATCGGCGCGGGGGTCGTGGTCGCGGGCGCTCAGCAGTCGAACCACGCGGCCGCACCGCATCCCATC from Verrucomicrobiota bacterium includes the following:
- a CDS encoding efflux RND transporter periplasmic adaptor subunit, whose protein sequence is MRLIRPVLGLAFAAAAAASAHAQYAPAGGGTPSSSALRVVTPTRGDVHRFVTQPGTVRPSQQATLYAKVPGYLKSIAVDKGDSVKTGSPLAEIEMPELVADLAKARADLAKAEADAAKARADAAKTAADVGKANAELTRMRADIPRAKAELDLAALDQRRTEDANKKAPDLVVPQQVDTAKARHDQAIASHAAAQAAAAAAQATVSAAQALQNAAVLAADAQVAAVAAAKANMARYETMLGFTRITAPFEGIVTARLVDPGAFIPAATGGSPAQTAALLVLMDFRTVRVQVMLPETEAPLASPGQPVRVSVEGLPGRTFEGTVTRHSYALDEATRTMLVEAELPNPKLELRPGMYAIVRVGVQKHANVMLVPSDALVMERATSFVFLNEGGKARKTPVKIGFNDGVNVEIVSGLAESAKVITAGKTVLVDGQPVNTGAGK